Within the Pan troglodytes isolate AG18354 chromosome 2, NHGRI_mPanTro3-v2.0_pri, whole genome shotgun sequence genome, the region aaagtgaaaaaagctaggcaaataaaaaaagaaatgaaagcagcagCAAGGGAAGAAGCAAAAAATCTCAAGCTGCTAGAAACCACTGAggaagataaacagaaaaactttctatttttacGACTTTGGGATAGGAATATGGACATAGCAATGGGCTGGAAGGGTGCCCAGGCCATGCAGTTTGGACAACCTTTGGTTTTTGACATGGCTTACGAAAATTATATGAAACGAAAAGAATTGCAGAATACTGTTTCCCAGCTTTTAGAAAGTGAAGGATGCAACAGAAGAAATGTTGatcctttccatatttatttcTGCAATCTAAAAATAGATGGTGCTTTTCACAGAGAGTTAGTTAAACGGTATCAAGAAAAATGGGACAAATTGCTTTTAACATCAACAGAAAAGTCTCATGTAGATTTATTTCCAAAGGACAGTATTATCTATTTAACTGCAGATTCTCCCAATGTTATGACTACTTTCAGACATGACAAAGTTTATGTAATTGGGTCTTTTGTTGATAAGAGTATGCAGCCAGGCACATCCCTAGCCAAGGCAAAACGGCTGAACCTGGCAACTGAATGCCTTCCATtagataaatatttacaatgggaAATTGGTAACAAAAATCTCACCTTAGATCAAATGATACGTATTTTGTTATGTCTGAAAAACAATGGTAATTGGCAAGAGGCTCTGCAATTCGTTCCCAAGAGAAAACATACTGGTTTTCTGGAGATTTCTCAGCATTCTCAAGAGTTTATCAACAGACTAAAGAAGGCAAAGACTTAATTCATTTTCAAAAGGTTCTCTGAATGTGCACAGAACACGTGGCTCAAATGAGAACATTTGATGGCTTAAAAAGTAAATGCGTTAGAAATACAGTTCTGTTAATGTATTTCTTCCCAAacaattcatttttctcttctaaagGTAGTCTTTCCCAACTGACTGTAGGGTTGTGTCTTTTCCCAATTAAATATCTGCAGAACTTTGGGATTATACTTTGTTTACTgtagaaagataataaaaagagTTGTCCAAGATTGTTGAACAGAATAATCTTTAAATTATCCCAGTTAAATAGTTGTACCATTGGTAGACTTTTTTATGGAGGTTCCTAGAGGGTGGTGCCCTGGGGTGGGCTTGGAAGCTCTGCACCCCTTCCCCCATAGCTTTCCCCATGCATCTCTTGACAACAGCAATTTCAATAGAGGATTGAAAAGAAAGCCAACTGGAGTAGGTTTAAAAAAGAATGgacaaggccgggtgtggtggctcaggcctgtaatcccagcactttgggaggctgaggcgggcagatcacctgaggtcgggagttcgagactaccctgaCGAACacggagaaacaccatctctactaaaaatacaaaaaaaattagccgggcatggtggcgcatgcctgtaatcccagctacttgggaggctgaggcaggagaatcgcttgaaccctggaggtggaggttgcggtgagccgagatcacaccattgcactccagcctaggcaataagagcaaaactccttctcaaaaaaaaaaaaaaaaaaaaaaaaaaatgaaatggacaggcggagcacggtggctcaaagatcaggagtttgagaccagcctggccaacatggtgaaaccccagctctactaaaaatacaaaaattaaaattagccaggtgtggtggcacaggcctgtaatcccagctactcaggagactgagacagaagaactgcttgaagccaggaggcgggggtttcagtgagccgagactgtgccactatactccagcctgagtgacagagcaagactccgtctcaaaaaaaacaaaaagaagggacgggaccaggcatggtggtggctcatacctgtactcccagtactttgggaggccaaggcaggtggatcccttgagtccaggagtttgagaccagcctgggcaacattgtgaaaccctgtctctacaaaaacttagccaagcatggtggtgtgcacctttagtcccagctacttggcggGCTAAgccaggaggatcatttgagcgtgtgatgtggaggttgcagtgagccaagatcatgtcattgcattccaggttgggtaacagagcaagaccctgtctcaaaagataaaaaaaagaatggacagAGATATAGGAGACAGAGTATGAACAATCTTTTCAAAGTTTCTATATGAAGGAAAATAGGAATGAGGAGCTACAGGAAGATATGAGATCAAGAGAAGAGTCTTTTATTAAGATAGACATAAAAGCATGTATGTATGATGTGGGGAATGTTTCAATAGTAGAAAGAAAAATCGGATGGAACAATAGTGATGTGTGTAAACAAGGACAGGCTCCACTTCGTAAGTAACAGAACACATAGTATATAGGTATAAATGCAGGTACCACACCTCAGATATGGTTGAGAATATATAGAAGTTCTGTTTGATTACTATTATTTTCtcactgaaaataaaaagcaaaatcatcCCAAGTGGGAGGAGGTAATGGACATTTTTGGAGAGCCAACAAAACATGAAATAGTAAAGGAAAGTGAATGAattagggcagtggttctcaaagtgtggttccccaaccagcagcatcagcattactTGGGAActagttagaaatgcaaattttaggGCTCCAGCCATTGAGTcaactgaatcagaaactggCAGTGGGGCCCAGCAATGTTTTAACACgcccttcaggtgattctgatgtacacTGAAATTGAGAATAGTCTGAGGACATATAATAGAATTATAAGGCTACATTACGAACCTACttaatggctcacgcctgtaatcccagaattttgggaggctaaggcaggaggatcacttcagcccaggagttcaaggctgcagtgagctatgagccactgcactctaacctgggcaacagaacgagatcctgtctcaaaacaaaaacaaaaacaaaacaaaaaaaagaacctacTTAAGGTTAGTGAAATCAAGATTAGCCACTTCTCTTCtccactctaatttttttttttttttttggtagctctTGGCCTGAATTTCAAGTTCAGCTCCACTTCTTACTTATCTTTTCCGTGCCCAAATTCCCTCTTCCATAAAAATGGGAGTAATAGTAGCACTTAATTCATAGGGTTGTAATGATTTAATGTACTGAATTTCATGTAGAATACCTGCAACAATGCTTGGTGTATAGTAAGCTTGaataaatgttagatattatAGTTGTCACCTCACAAATTACAcatctaaattaaaataataattgctcATATTACCTTCCATTTCCAGCCTTTTAAACCACTTAAATAGCTCACTAGAGGTTATAATCCATAGCTACTATGAAGCAAGCTCTCACCATGGCCAGGCAGCATATTATAGATTTAACCTTTATTATCCCAATGCCCTCAGTAACCCTATATGTATTATTCCATTTGTATAGTTATAACATATTCCATAACATTGGTATCCAGTCCAAACTCACAGAATTAGCAAAATGCAGAATTAGAATTTAAGTCGAGTTTTTGTGTGGTGCAAAACTAATGCTCTTTGCCTTGGACTACATTGCCTATTCATTGTCAGAAAACGGTACCCCAAAATTTGGTGCTTTGACATGCTGAACTAGAGAAGCAGCTGCAAGGTTTGTCtgatctccccaccccacctcctgccTCTCAATCCTCTGCCTCCCCCAAAACACGGGATAAGACTGTTCTTTGAAGTTTCTTATCTACCTAGAAACCAGACCCATCAAAGAACACAATTGCTTTCTATCTGCTTCCTCCCTGAAATTTCATTAAccagaagaaattaaaacatatcacAAAGCCAGATAcagtggtgcacacatgtagtcccagctacttgtgagtcTCAGATGGGAGgattcttgaggccaggagtttgaggctgtagtgtgctatcatcatgcctgtgaatagccaccacactccagcctgggcaacacagtgagacctggtctcataaaaaaacaaaacaaaactcacatCATAGAGGAAGAGACTGAAAATTAACCACCACACTTAGAGCCCAAACTTTGCCTCAaactactgttttttgtttttgagacagggtctcactctgtcacccaggttggagtgcagtggcgagatcttggctcactgcaaccttgcctccggggctcaagtgatccttctatctcagcctccctagtagctgggattatgggagtgAGTCACCACGACTGGCCTTCGAATTATTGTTGGTTCTCTAGTTTCACTTGGTTTACAAAGAGAATAATTTACAAGTGAATTTCTGCATTAATCTCTCCTAAAATCATTTACTACTCCTCTAAAATTGCCTGTAgcccccccacctctctctccccTATGAAAAGTATTAAACTTCAACCATCTGAccctttttttagttttcttattttgttgtatCGTTCCCATGCTTATGCACATTAATTTGTTaggcttttctcttgttaacctgtcttttgttacaaGCATGTTGTCATGACTCTTTTGATGGGGAGGAAAGTGATCATCCCCTTTCCACCCCTTCATACTACACTACCTTTTCATTTCCTAACCCGTTTGTAGGAGGTTACTGAAGCTTGCATTAATTTCTTCAATAGATATTTATCCAGACTAGTATAATCCAGGTGCTGGGGAAACAGTGGTGAACAAGACAGGCACACCTCATGAAACTCACAGAACTGAAAGGTGAATGGATTACTATCTTCACcctttttttgtttcgtttttttcctttcataccTAGTCCTGCAGATGCATCCTTAACTTCTGCAGTGTGGTATATGGGAACTGGATCCGCTCCTAAATAGGTATGTGACTTCTCTGAGCTTTATcttcttcacttaaaaattacaagCATCGGCccgacacggtggctcacgcctgtaatcccagcacttagggaggctaaggtgggcggatcacaaagtcaggagttcgagaccagcctggccaacatagtgaaaccccgtctctactaaaaatacaaacattagccgggtgtggtggcacgcgcctgttgtcccagctactcgagaggctgaggaaggagaatcgcttgaacccaggaggcggaggttgcagtgagccaagaccatgccattgcactccagcctgggtgacagagtgagagactctatCCCCCCCCATAAAAAATTACAAGCATCTGTAAATACATAATCTCAAAAATCTTCGTgtatatctccatttttaaaatgatagaaaCGAGAGTCTCAATGATTACCTTGAAAAGATCacaaggaaaatgaaacaaacatgAATTAAGTACCTGTAAGATAGTTTGCTGGTTACTTTTACATACATGATAAATGATGGATCAGGGACTTCAACCTAGGTCACAAAATCACCACCACAGTGCCCTGCTTCTGTCATGGGAAACATACTTTGATAATTTCTTCATTCTCCACTCCCTGGACTTGAAGCCCGAGGAGTAATCCATCCGCAAATATTGAACACTTTTCATATTCATATATGAAACGCAcagtacagtttttaaaaactggtctCTGTTGTCAAGGAACTTTTGAGCCATTCAGAGAGACaacacttaaaacacacacacacacacacacacaaactgaggGAAGTATGAAGTGACCAAATAATGGTATACAAAGATGATCTCATTTGATCCCTATTACCACTCTTTGaggaggtactattattattgctcttttatagagaagaaaaggTAGGTCTGTAGGCAGTAAGCAAGTCTCAAGGTTACTCAAGCAGGAAAGGGCAAAACAGATTCAAATCCAAGTTCTGACTCCTAAGACTTTCTCTAACTATATATGGTAAGACAAACCCAGAAACTCCAGTTCCCTAAGCAAGTAATAGACCCCATTTGGCTAGGAGGGCTGGATAAATACTGAGAAAGGGGGAAGATGAAGCCGAAAAGGTAGGCTAGGGCCTAATGTAACTCACGGACTTCAGACTGCAGACTGTAGGAATCCACTAAAGGTTTCTTATTAAGGCAGAAATTACTGCAGTCTTAACTTGACATAGTAGTTTCTCAACTTGGTAGAAGCAGACTATAGAAAAAGTAACTTTACAGTTGGCTACGTGACTTAGACAAATTACTCTCTCTGACCTCAACTCTTACAGCTAATTGAGAGGAGAATTCTATATTTGGACAATCGCCGTGATTAAACGAGTGTATGAAAGGCGTCTGAAGCTAGGGGGCGCTAGATAAACACTGATTTCCCCTTTAAATAGGGGAAAAGAATGCAGGCTTTTTGTTTACATAGAGTTGGCAGGCATGCGTTATCCAGCAAGGCCGGAACGGAAGACCCTCTCAGCCTCAGCTGCAACCACATCTGGGTATGCAGAAACCTTCTAAGATCCCAGCGTTTCCAGGGAGATGCTCCATTTCCCCTCACTTCTCCGGACCTGTCGCTAGACCATGAAGACCTGACTGCCCTCTAATAAAGTCCCTAGCCAGCACTCTTAGACCGCCCAACCTTCCCAGCTCTTCCTTCCGAGGCGGCTACTCGATGACATCACATCCACTTCCGCTTCCGAAGGCGGCCTCTTTTCATTCCTCGGGACCGCTCTaggctgccaccacgccggctggCCCCAAAAACTCGATGGTTGTTGGGCGGGGTCGTGACGTCCTTGGCGTGGCTGCAGGGGAGGCCGCGGCGGGGAAAATGGCGGACGGGAAGGCGGGAGAGGAGAAGCCTGAAAAGTCGCAGCGAGCTGGAGCCGCCGGAGGTGAACACAACCCCAGCGTCGTGGGCAGCGTGGGATGCTCCGGGCCTTTCTTTGAGCTCCcagggtggggggagtggggtggggcgaGAATGGGCGGATCTGGACCTCACCCGGCCAGGTGTTGGGCCCAGACCTGCCTCGGGCACGCCCGATGCGGCCCTCTGGGCTCCGGGCCTACATCGCCTCCTTGCCTGGGGAGAGCCGGCCACTGTTCGTCACCTCCTGGCCCCAGCGGAGGCCCTGATTCCGAGGAGAAGGGAGATGGGCGCCAGAAAGGGAGACCGAACTCGGGGTGGGACCAGGAGCGGCGGTGCAGGAGCCGCTACCGCCACACCGGAGACGCACatcacacaaaacacacacaccgGAGACGCTCATGAGACATAACATACACACAGTGCGAGCCACCGAGTAGTTGCCGCGGGAACTGGCCGCAGGCTGAGTTTCTGACGGTGCCGGCCTCTCAGTTACACGCAGGAGTTAATTACGCTTGCTGCTCCCTTTTCACTGAGGAGGTGGACAACTCCGGCCTGCTCTCTTTCCTTTACTTCCAAGTTTAATATTGATCCTGTGACAGGAAGGGCCGAGGTGATGGAGGGGAAGAGGAATGCCTTTGCCTGCCCTCTGGTTTAAGCTGCGGGGTCTAGGGCTAAGGTTTGGTTGCCTTTCTTTGAAGTATCTCCCTTAGGCTGTTGCCACCTGACCGCTTGCCAGATACTTAGGCGACTAAATAGTCTAGCGTGACTCTTCCTGTATTTTGTTACGACGTTAAACTCAGGTTACAGCTATCCTTATTCTGTCCATTCCACTCCCTAAATTCGGGTCTTGTGCGTGAAGGAAAAGAAACGTAATCTCTCCAGCTCCCTCTTTGCACATAACAAGACAAGTGACTTAACACGTGCGagctgtttaaaatgtttttagaacattttaaacattattctCTATTCTGACCACCTTAGTTATCATTCCCGAAATTATTTAATATGAGAAAATAGAAACGATTAATAGCATATGAAGACCACTAGTAGACCTACTAACATAATGTTTCATGTTAATTGCCTTGGGaacaaaaattattgaaaagattaagtgtAATGTTAATTACTTTGGACccaggatttcctttttaaaaaacacgtaCAATTCTGTTAGTTAAGCTGGaactccatctctctcttccctccccaccccctgcctttctttttttttttttataactagTAAAATACCTTATGAAagaacaatttaaatttaaaccatCTACTACTTTCTCACtagggaattttttttcccaaaaaaattGTATTGGAAATTGTGggataaaattacataaaagtttaaaagtagtttgaggaaaagcaaaaaaatttaGACGTAGTTTGAGGAAAAGCCTAAAGAATCATGTGTTGATTTTAAGGCCATCTCGTTAACTGTCTTGACCGAGGGTAGCAGACGTGTTTAATGTGCTGTCAAAATGTACCTTGAGTGTCATTATAAACCCACTGTATAATTTACCTGCCATTCTTTCAGTTGAGGGTTATTAGTTCTATAGTATGAAtattgatgtttccattttaGCATGTGGGGAGAAGTAGTAGAGAATTACTTTGCTAATTGGTATCAGAAAAATTATTATGGTCTTTTTCTTGGTAACTTAGAGTAAGTAAATATCCCTTAACTTCTACATAATTTGTCTCCTTGCCGTTACAAGAAAGTAGTGCTGTTACGTTTAAGCCATTTTTGAATGtcagatatttttaatgaaattgtgCAGAGGAATCATAGTTAAAATATGTCATACCATGGATATTGCAAAATTGGTAATTTTGTGGCAGATAGTCACTTTTTTGAAAACACCGTCAAGTTTGTCTTAGGGGCTTAACTAGagaatattctgaattttaattcCTGTCGAGCAGTCTACTAAGTTGGaagtataagtttttttttttatgaatagtttcctttttttttttgagatggagctctgtcgccaggctggaatacagtggcgtgacCTGGGcgcactgcaaactccgcctccccggttcaagtgattttcctgcctcagcctcccaagtagctgggactacaggcgcgggccaccacgcccagctaatttttgtatttttattttttattttttttattttttatttttttcataggtATATAAACTATTTATTAACAGACAAGGCCTACAGACTTATTTCTTCTTGGACACACCCACAGTGCGGCCACGGCGGCCAGTGGTCTTGGTGTGCTGGCCTCGGACACGAAGGCCCCAGAGGTGACGCAGCCCTCTATGGGCCCGAATCTTCTTCAGTCGCTCCAGGTCTTCACGGAGCTTGTTGTCCAGACCATTGGCTAGGACCTGGCTATATTTTCCATCCTTTACATCCTTCTGTCTGTTCAAGAACCAGTCTGGGATCTTGTACTGGCGTGGATTCTGCATAATGGTGATCACACGTTCCACCTCATCATCAGTGAGTTCTCCCGCCCTCTTGGTGAGGTCAGTGTCTGCTTTCCTCAACACCGCATGAGCATATCTTCGGCCCACACCCTTAATGGCAGTGATGGCAAAGGCTATTTTCCGCTGCACATCGATGTTGGTGTTGAGTACTCGCAAAATATGCTGGAACTTTTCAGGGATCACTAGCGACATGGCGGCAGCACAAGCGGCGGCGTGTAGGCCTCCTGTGGAggagcaatttttgtatttttagtagagacgagatttcaccatgttggctagaatggtctcaatctcttgacctcgtgatccgcccgcctcggcctcccgaagtgctgggattacaggcgtcagccaccgtgcccggccaacattaATTTCTGTCTATGAGAGAAGCTACTTATTTGAACTACCTGCTTTAAATAATAGGGTAAAATTGGtagttttttttctcctccctttggTTAAATCTTTGTAGCTGTTTGAAATAATGTTAGGAGAAATAAtgttaagaaaaatgttaaagaagaGCTAGTCATACATAATCATGGCCATCTCAAGCTTTTTTGGTTATACCAAGAACTGCGTCAATGAAGTTGACATTTATTATGTCAGACACTAGTAGGGTCTTGAATACCTTCTCATTTAGGCTGCACACCTCTGCATACTAGAGAGGTAGCTCTGCCCTTCTTTCAAAAAAGGAAGCAACCAGAATGCAAATGGGTTACGAAGGGTACCCTTACAGATTTAAACTTTCTTATTAggtagtttttcttcctttttttgagatgaagtcacgctctgtcgcccaagctggagtgtagtggcatgatctcagctcactgcaacctctgcgtcctgggttcaagcgattcttctgcctcagcctcctgagtagctgggattacaggcccttgTCACCACGCCcatcttaatttgtatttttagtagagacggggttttgccatgttgcccaggctggtctcaaactcctgacctcaggtgatccacccgccttggcctcccaaagtgctgggattacacatgtgagccactgtgcccagcttactAGGTAATTTTTTCAAAGTAAGGTACCTTTGTGCTCTAAGGCTCACCCCTCTCCAACTActcaatgaaaaaacaaaaaaatgctagTACCATGTGTATTTTGATTTCAtgttaattacatattttatttgctgagtacaaattagataaaattccttttattaaaatattccttaGTAAAGAATCTAGTAATTTGCTATTTTATCCATGTTTTATGTTCTAAATTGATAagtgattttctcatttttaaaaaaactgatcaTGTATTTAGTCATTCTTTAGTGTATAGATTGTTTCTACATATAAAACCAgcaggttttctgtttgtttctctgtTCCATTGTGTAGAGCCAAAGaggtttttattttaactgtGTGTCAGTCACAGGAAAGTAGTTATTGTTTGGGCTCCACTATGAAATGTCATACTTGATTAGAGCTACAAATAGAATACAGAATAAAATTAGCGTAAGTGCTTTTAGTTATAAACAGACTCTGAAAAAACTGTTTGCATCATACTCTTTCAGAGATATTCTGTGCTTCATAAATTGAGTTCCGTTTTTCAGCGATTGAATAGCAATCTTGATTCTTTAATTCTTCAGGTGCttttgtgattttatatataaGTAAGAGAATGGCACCTCAAGCAGCCATTTCAGTGCTATCTTTGTCTCTTAGGGAAATCCCAAAACATAATCCTGCTTAATTTCCCTGCCCTATACTGTCGTTACAACTTTTACTCCTTGTGCAAAGGGAATAaagagtttcttttatttttcatctaaaCAGAATCAAATGTTTTGTTCAAAGTGCTTATTAATCTGGAGACCCCATTATTCCAAAACTGTATAGATCTATATCTATAGCCTCTGATCTTTTAATCCTTTACTTGTCAGTCTGTGTTCGActttttttctccccattctAGCTCTGTGTCCTGCTTTCTTAACTGTTATCAAGGCCATCTCTTGAAGCATCTTCTTTTTCTCCATAAATAAACTCTTGATCCAGTGTAGCATAATACATTCTATATGGTGAACGGGCAAActggggaaagaaaataaaagttttaatgatCAGCCAGCCTTCTTCTGTCTTATCGCCTGATATGTTCTTAGTCTCATATAACAGACCCAAGAAAGTCAGAATGTGAACTAATTTCATTATTGACTTCATACAAACAGAAGCAAAATTAGCAAGACATTTTGCCTTCCAAACCTACATATGTATGCCTTCTACTGTTTGAAATTATGATTAGCTCATCTTTCATGAAAAAAACTAACATATAAAccaaagtatgatttttttttttaaatagctcttATAGGTAGCTTAAAACAGGTAATAACCAAATTGTCAGAGTAGAATTAAATTTCTCAAGAGGGAATGACCTTGAAGTTCCTTTTCAACTCCTAAGATTGTGTGAGATGTACATGAGGAACACATCACTCAAGGAAATAACTGGGCTGTATTAACACTGTCATTTGGGTAATAATGGGCCTGTTTATAACTAGGTACTTTGTATGATTATTACTATATTActgaagaatattaaaatttattagcCAAGTGTATTATTTTACCGTGTGACCAATTGCTCACAAACTACTAAGTGTAAAAGATGTTAGATAGATCTGATTTCTAAAAAGCAAAATCCCACAAATAACCAGATTATTGTACAAATTGTAGTGTTTAGTTGAAGGGTCTTGACTTTTTGTGAACTctgtgtttataattttaaattgctcTGTATTTTATGCTAGTTAATTCATGGGAGCCTCTTCTACTGCCACACAATCTCAGTTCCTGCTGTATACTCTAACAAACAGTGGAAGAGACTGTTGGGTCAGTAGGTGACAACTGCAGAGGTATCTTCCTTATAACGATGCTTTTTGAGGTTGCTGCTCCCATCAATCTGCTCAGTAAAAATAGCTCATCTTGGTAAGTTGTTTCGACTTCACCAGGACCTgaagaagaagcagaaaaacCTGTGAAAACTAAGACTGTTTCTTCCAGTAATGGAGGGGAAAGTTCCAGTCGCAGCGCTGAGAAGCG harbors:
- the TRMT10C gene encoding tRNA methyltransferase 10 homolog C, which encodes MAAFLKMSVSVNFFRPFTRFLVPFTLHRKRNNLTILQRYMSSKIPAVTYPNNESTPPSEELELDKWKTTMKCSVQEECVSTISSSKDEDPLAATREFIEMWRLLGREVPEHITEEELKTLMECVSNTAKKKYLKYLYTKEKVKKARQIKKEMKAAAREEAKNLKLLETTEEDKQKNFLFLRLWDRNMDIAMGWKGAQAMQFGQPLVFDMAYENYMKRKELQNTVSQLLESEGCNRRNVDPFHIYFCNLKIDGAFHRELVKRYQEKWDKLLLTSTEKSHVDLFPKDSIIYLTADSPNVMTTFRHDKVYVIGSFVDKSMQPGTSLAKAKRLNLATECLPLDKYLQWEIGNKNLTLDQMIRILLCLKNNGNWQEALQFVPKRKHTGFLEISQHSQEFINRLKKAKT
- the LOC107971433 gene encoding small ribosomal subunit protein uS13-like, coding for MSLVIPEKFQHILRVLNTNIDVQRKIAFAITAIKGVGRRYAHAVLRKADTDLTKRAGELTDDEVERVITIMQNPRQYKIPDWFLNRQKDVKDGKYSQVLANGLDNKLREDLERLKKIRAHRGLRHLWGLRVRGQHTKTTGRRGRTVGVSKKK